One Faecalicatena sp. Marseille-Q4148 DNA window includes the following coding sequences:
- a CDS encoding HAMP domain-containing histidine kinase, which yields MKLQNLSTRAFLRLIVGGASLTSILLLFILYAFTKDIRMILGGFSVMILLFLWGAVFLHYFQKKLSVFTDGLCRTLDEMMDSTVRPQINYEAETLLARISHRLERLYHVMQETRHKVEEEKAELQSLVSDISHQTKTPIANLKMLNDTMLTRRITDETRKEFLYATASQLDKLDFLIQGMVKTSRLETGVITLEKKETAIADTLVDAINGVLAPMERKHLHLSVNCPENLTVSHDSRWTSEALFNLLDNAVKYTPEGGDIHVTVQDWEMYLEIAVADTGRGIPESVQATIFKRFYREEAVHDVDGIGIGLYLAREIITMQGGYITVESEVGKGSTFSIFLPQR from the coding sequence ATGAAATTACAGAATTTATCCACTAGAGCTTTTCTGCGGCTGATTGTGGGAGGTGCTTCACTGACATCAATTCTTTTGTTGTTCATCCTTTATGCCTTCACAAAAGATATAAGGATGATACTTGGTGGTTTCAGCGTGATGATCCTTCTGTTTCTATGGGGGGCAGTTTTTTTGCATTATTTCCAGAAGAAACTATCGGTATTTACAGATGGACTATGCCGAACATTAGATGAAATGATGGATAGTACCGTTCGTCCGCAAATAAATTATGAAGCAGAAACACTGTTAGCACGCATCAGTCATCGTCTGGAAAGATTATATCATGTAATGCAGGAAACCCGGCATAAAGTAGAAGAAGAAAAAGCAGAATTACAGTCTTTGGTATCTGATATTTCACATCAGACCAAAACACCGATAGCAAATCTAAAAATGCTCAATGACACGATGTTGACCAGAAGAATTACTGATGAGACACGTAAGGAATTTTTATATGCTACTGCCAGTCAGTTAGATAAACTGGACTTTTTGATTCAGGGAATGGTGAAAACATCACGATTGGAAACTGGAGTGATCACTTTGGAAAAGAAAGAAACAGCTATTGCGGATACACTTGTAGATGCGATAAATGGGGTTCTTGCTCCTATGGAAAGAAAGCATCTTCATTTATCCGTAAATTGTCCTGAAAATTTAACGGTTTCACATGACAGTCGCTGGACCTCAGAAGCATTGTTTAATCTTTTAGACAATGCAGTAAAATATACTCCGGAAGGCGGTGACATTCACGTAACAGTACAGGACTGGGAGATGTATTTGGAAATTGCCGTAGCGGATACGGGAAGAGGTATTCCGGAAAGTGTCCAGGCAACTATTTTTAAACGATTTTATCGGGAAGAAGCTGTACATGATGTGGATGGGATTGGAATAGGATTATACCTGGCACGTGAGATTATCACTATGCAAGGCGGCTATATTACAGTTGAATCAGAGGTGGGAAAAGGCTCAACTTTCTCTATATTTCTTCCTCAAAGATAA
- a CDS encoding response regulator transcription factor: MRKILIVEDDKVLNKTLAYNLTADGYEVTSAYSFLDAVERLKESEFDIALLDINLPDGNGLHLCDEIRGRGQHTYIMFITANDKEGDMLKGYEAGCTDYITKPFSVMVLCKKVAAVFANMELRTPKHDVFEDEVLKIDFSEQSAVLEGKVIDFTPKEYRTLFLFVKNPHIILTKRQLIEKLWDIDGDFVDEHTLTTIISRIRKKIETDERKYIKTAYGMGYQWIGGESR, encoded by the coding sequence TTGAGGAAAATTTTAATTGTAGAAGATGATAAAGTACTAAATAAAACACTGGCTTATAATCTTACTGCGGATGGTTATGAAGTAACTTCTGCATACAGTTTTCTGGATGCAGTAGAACGATTGAAGGAGAGTGAATTTGATATCGCCCTGTTGGATATTAATCTGCCGGATGGGAACGGTCTGCATTTATGTGATGAAATCAGAGGAAGAGGGCAGCATACCTATATTATGTTTATCACAGCAAATGATAAAGAAGGCGATATGCTGAAAGGCTATGAAGCCGGATGCACAGATTATATTACAAAACCATTTTCAGTGATGGTTCTCTGTAAAAAGGTAGCTGCTGTTTTTGCAAATATGGAATTACGGACACCAAAGCATGACGTATTTGAGGATGAAGTTTTGAAAATTGACTTTTCCGAGCAGAGTGCGGTTTTGGAAGGAAAGGTGATAGATTTTACACCAAAAGAATACCGTACCTTATTTTTATTTGTAAAAAATCCGCACATTATATTAACGAAGCGGCAACTGATTGAGAAATTGTGGGATATTGATGGGGATTTTGTAGATGAGCATACGCTTACTACCATCATCAGCCGGATTCGCAAAAAGATTGAAACAGATGAACGAAAATATATTAAAACTGCTTACGGAATGGGATATCAATGGATAGGCGGTGAATCACGATGA
- a CDS encoding ABC transporter permease, whose amino-acid sequence MTWPFENDTRTITKKLANRSIHADKRRNIFITLTIVFASCLMTVLALYTFGKSYELKTFLQGRYQAAVIDVEPEIINELEKDSNIELIGTEVLLDSFRIDDYTLNVNFRDSNNLYLYSTEFIGKLPDKYDEIAVSEAYLKHANLSAELNQEIELPLKGSKEKFTICGILKDDGANRRYQVLVSKEFLQSYYTDHIPYNATLRIAGSSSFKEEELKNLIQSCLESYGIHEEQIAYSSSYFESVDNSTRDMLGVSVISILIVIACSTVIYSLFYISVVGKVKEYGRLKVIGMTQKQIKRMVRKESYQLSLLSIPIGIIIGCIVGYVLVPNGWNWLNTFVIIVIISLLTELSVLLSIHKPIKIASNISPVEAVRISTTSTGDKLNNTKKLRRKLTPDNLAKIGFMRNHKKAILTLISLGFSGILLMSAATFLSSIDEEDMARQSFGNKEFLLTLSDEENNVPLEKNPLNDDIAEILTKFPYITKVYSITGCSADIFLPNSDEPSSFQEIIGLSNDEFSRLSNNVLTGSIDYQRFVEKRGVLIDDTSNMLKTWENYSVSLGDCIAITTADGKKIELPIVGTIDMTNTDYAGTYFFVPENILSEIYPERENFNTKFVINADVKHLSEAEDAVLKAIGDNPNIQFLSFEDALSSIKMHMTGYQLPIYGLIIFIGIFGIINLSNTLMTNLVSRQQEFGILQSIGLSNKQLYQMLKMESLYYVLGTMIITLVLGTFSGYVLCQIFNQVGIFGKLNYTFPILQILIFFIILLIIAKIYASLAIRYCQKKSFVERIKTME is encoded by the coding sequence ATGACTTGGCCTTTTGAAAATGATACTCGTACTATCACGAAAAAGTTAGCAAATAGGAGTATTCATGCAGATAAGCGGAGAAATATTTTTATTACTTTAACAATCGTTTTTGCTTCTTGCTTAATGACAGTACTTGCACTTTATACTTTCGGTAAATCATATGAATTAAAAACATTTTTACAGGGACGTTATCAAGCAGCTGTTATTGATGTAGAACCAGAAATTATCAATGAATTAGAAAAAGATTCCAATATTGAACTAATTGGAACAGAAGTTTTACTTGATAGTTTTCGTATTGATGATTATACATTAAATGTGAATTTCCGCGACAGTAACAATTTATATTTATATTCAACAGAGTTTATTGGCAAATTACCTGATAAATATGATGAAATAGCAGTTTCAGAAGCCTATTTGAAGCATGCGAATCTTTCGGCTGAGTTAAATCAAGAAATTGAATTGCCTTTAAAAGGCAGTAAGGAAAAATTCACCATTTGTGGAATTTTAAAGGATGATGGAGCAAATCGGCGTTATCAAGTTCTTGTATCAAAAGAATTTTTGCAATCATATTATACCGATCATATTCCTTATAATGCAACACTTAGAATTGCCGGAAGTAGTTCGTTTAAAGAAGAGGAACTTAAAAATTTAATTCAATCGTGTTTAGAATCCTATGGAATTCACGAAGAACAAATAGCGTATAGTTCCTCTTATTTTGAGAGTGTAGACAATTCCACCAGAGATATGTTAGGCGTATCAGTTATTAGTATTTTGATTGTAATTGCTTGTTCAACGGTAATTTATAGCCTTTTTTATATCTCGGTAGTCGGAAAAGTAAAGGAATATGGTCGTTTAAAAGTAATTGGTATGACTCAAAAACAAATTAAAAGGATGGTCAGGAAAGAAAGTTATCAGTTATCACTTTTATCAATCCCTATAGGAATTATAATTGGTTGCATTGTAGGATATGTTCTTGTACCTAATGGATGGAATTGGCTAAATACATTTGTGATTATTGTTATAATATCTTTATTGACAGAATTATCAGTTCTCCTTTCAATCCATAAGCCAATTAAGATTGCTTCTAATATTTCTCCTGTTGAAGCAGTACGCATATCAACGACATCAACCGGAGATAAGCTAAATAATACAAAAAAATTAAGAAGAAAACTTACTCCTGATAATTTAGCTAAAATAGGTTTCATGAGAAATCATAAAAAAGCCATCTTAACTTTGATTTCATTAGGCTTTTCAGGAATTTTATTAATGAGTGCTGCAACCTTTTTATCCTCTATTGATGAAGAGGATATGGCACGTCAATCATTTGGAAATAAAGAATTTTTATTAACATTATCTGATGAAGAGAATAATGTTCCATTGGAAAAAAATCCGTTGAATGATGATATCGCTGAAATTTTAACAAAATTTCCTTATATAACCAAGGTTTATTCCATAACAGGGTGTTCTGCTGATATTTTCCTTCCTAATAGCGATGAACCATCTTCATTTCAAGAAATAATAGGTCTATCCAATGATGAATTTTCCCGTTTGTCTAATAATGTATTAACGGGAAGTATAGATTATCAGAGGTTCGTTGAAAAGAGGGGGGTATTAATTGATGATACATCTAACATGCTAAAGACATGGGAAAATTATAGTGTTTCCTTGGGAGATTGTATAGCAATAACTACTGCGGATGGAAAAAAGATTGAACTTCCTATTGTGGGAACAATTGATATGACCAACACAGATTATGCTGGTACATATTTCTTTGTTCCGGAAAACATACTGTCAGAAATTTATCCTGAAAGAGAGAATTTTAATACAAAGTTTGTTATCAACGCAGATGTAAAACACCTTTCAGAAGCAGAAGATGCAGTATTGAAGGCGATAGGTGATAACCCCAATATCCAGTTTCTCAGTTTTGAAGATGCGTTATCTTCCATTAAAATGCATATGACAGGGTATCAACTTCCAATATATGGATTAATTATTTTTATTGGGATCTTTGGTATTATAAACCTCAGCAATACACTAATGACAAATCTTGTGTCTCGGCAACAGGAATTTGGCATATTACAATCCATTGGCCTATCAAATAAGCAATTATATCAAATGTTGAAAATGGAGAGTTTATATTATGTACTGGGAACCATGATCATAACACTTGTTCTTGGCACTTTTTCAGGATACGTTTTGTGCCAAATATTTAATCAGGTAGGTATATTCGGAAAACTTAATTATACTTTCCCAATATTACAGATATTGATTTTCTTTATAATTTTATTGATAATTGCTAAGATATATGCTTCCCTGGCTATACGATACTGCCAAAAGAAATCATTTGTGGAACGTATTAAAACAATGGAATAA
- a CDS encoding ABC transporter permease has translation MTWPFENNTNGIVKNLAKRSLKADKRSKIFLFLTIALSVCMVFSIILISTGTEEKFKDTQRNKAQIGILGVTDEQTAQLRQNSDVSWIGEYSAIGSFYVDNKTITVAFGNEDYFFHQEEKTLEGTVPQNINEIMLPQNYIDFLGKEYQVGDIISLDLTGTGQEAKYTLSGILDDAKESNGYFIYISKELARNLAPDSFQITAYTRLNTDSINSGDILDFAEKVIENTGIVEEQINLTEYFAVMSGAIKSGIPIPVPLLALLTAVLAATIVYGVFYTKIVKNVQMFGQLRTIGMTKKQIKRMARKEGALYALTGIPLGLVIGGIIGFMGCPDGFHFKTTIIYAILIAVIAFVTVNIAIFKPVHVAMNTSPIEGAKYFAYTGKVKNSSKLHRKLTPLNLAKINIQRNKKKAILTLLMLGLSGTLLLVTSTVAGSIDPEKQANFKYYPAGNILIQIRNTVGSSFNTESEPYGSSKLQLEANPLENQALIQELEKIDEIEKITAFNCINMTITFPDKSGSITSITNFFPTLNREQMDEKQAILSSGTASYDEMVEKNGILVAEGTAQVGDTLKIEGRSLDGSTFYIDAIVVGIYDRTDLMKDSPIVPGSPYFIMAYDTAKKLTGITNQTGILAIKNRDGYFDEALASIQRIVDRNEKIEVNTIEQTVKNIQYQYDSSIKALYMISAILFIFGGISLMNMLMVDFQNRKREFGLFEAIGITQKQLKVMLNREIGIYLGGSLIISLVFGSILSVIACMRLDAVNHCITFVLPWLFILALITILAIVYLIFTAYVKSELRKISILSAIRDE, from the coding sequence ATGACTTGGCCTTTTGAAAATAATACAAATGGAATTGTAAAAAATCTGGCGAAAAGGAGTTTAAAAGCAGATAAGCGAAGTAAGATTTTTTTGTTTCTTACAATCGCTCTTTCTGTTTGTATGGTTTTTTCAATCATTCTGATATCAACAGGTACAGAGGAGAAGTTTAAGGATACACAGAGGAATAAAGCACAGATTGGTATTCTAGGAGTTACAGATGAACAAACAGCTCAGTTGCGTCAAAATAGTGATGTTTCATGGATTGGTGAATATTCCGCTATTGGATCGTTTTATGTAGATAATAAAACAATCACAGTTGCTTTTGGAAATGAAGATTATTTTTTTCATCAGGAAGAAAAAACCTTAGAAGGAACTGTACCACAAAATATAAATGAGATTATGCTTCCCCAGAATTACATTGACTTTTTGGGAAAGGAATATCAGGTTGGAGATATAATTTCTCTTGACCTAACCGGAACGGGTCAAGAAGCAAAATATACGCTTTCCGGTATTTTGGATGATGCAAAAGAAAGTAATGGATATTTTATCTATATTAGCAAAGAACTCGCTCGAAATTTGGCTCCAGATTCTTTTCAGATAACAGCATATACACGACTAAATACAGATTCCATAAATTCAGGAGATATTCTTGACTTTGCAGAGAAAGTAATAGAAAATACAGGCATTGTTGAAGAACAGATAAATCTTACAGAATATTTTGCAGTTATGTCCGGAGCAATAAAATCGGGAATTCCGATTCCTGTACCATTACTGGCATTGTTGACAGCTGTTTTAGCAGCAACGATTGTTTATGGTGTCTTTTACACTAAGATTGTAAAGAATGTTCAAATGTTTGGGCAACTGCGAACGATTGGTATGACAAAAAAGCAGATTAAACGAATGGCGAGAAAAGAAGGGGCGCTGTATGCCTTGACAGGTATTCCTTTAGGTCTTGTTATTGGTGGAATCATCGGATTTATGGGCTGTCCTGACGGATTTCATTTTAAAACAACAATCATTTATGCAATTTTGATTGCAGTGATAGCTTTTGTGACAGTTAATATTGCTATTTTCAAACCTGTTCATGTGGCTATGAATACTTCTCCTATTGAAGGTGCTAAATATTTTGCCTATACGGGAAAGGTAAAAAATAGTTCTAAATTGCATCGAAAACTTACACCACTTAATTTGGCAAAAATAAACATACAGAGAAATAAGAAAAAGGCAATCTTAACACTTCTTATGCTCGGATTGAGTGGTACACTTTTGCTAGTTACTTCTACGGTTGCAGGATCTATTGACCCGGAAAAACAGGCAAATTTCAAATATTATCCTGCTGGTAATATTCTGATCCAGATAAGAAATACAGTAGGAAGTTCTTTTAATACAGAGTCAGAACCATACGGAAGTTCAAAATTGCAGCTGGAAGCAAATCCACTTGAAAATCAAGCATTGATACAGGAATTAGAAAAGATAGATGAAATAGAAAAAATCACAGCTTTTAATTGTATTAATATGACAATCACTTTTCCTGATAAAAGCGGTTCTATTACAAGCATTACGAATTTCTTTCCGACATTAAATCGAGAACAGATGGATGAGAAGCAAGCAATTTTGTCTTCTGGAACAGCTTCTTATGACGAAATGGTTGAGAAAAATGGAATATTGGTTGCCGAGGGTACCGCCCAGGTCGGTGATACTTTGAAAATTGAAGGTAGATCATTAGATGGTAGTACCTTTTATATAGATGCTATTGTTGTAGGGATATACGACAGGACTGATTTAATGAAAGATAGTCCGATTGTACCAGGAAGTCCTTATTTCATTATGGCATATGATACGGCAAAGAAACTAACAGGGATAACAAATCAAACAGGTATTCTTGCAATTAAAAATCGTGACGGGTATTTTGATGAAGCTTTGGCTTCAATTCAAAGAATTGTGGATAGAAATGAAAAAATAGAAGTAAATACGATTGAGCAGACAGTTAAAAATATACAGTACCAGTATGATTCCTCTATAAAGGCGTTGTATATGATCTCTGCCATCCTATTTATCTTTGGAGGCATTAGTCTTATGAATATGCTTATGGTTGATTTTCAGAACAGAAAACGTGAATTTGGTCTGTTTGAAGCCATTGGAATAACACAAAAGCAGTTGAAGGTAATGCTGAATAGAGAGATTGGAATCTACCTCGGAGGTTCGCTGATAATATCTCTTGTATTTGGAAGCATTTTAAGCGTGATTGCTTGTATGAGATTGGATGCAGTAAATCATTGTATTACATTTGTGTTACCTTGGCTGTTCATATTGGCTTTAATCACTATTTTAGCCATTGTATATTTGATTTTTACTGCATATGTAAAGTCTGAATTAAGGAAAATCAGTATATTATCTGCTATAAGGGATGAGTAG
- a CDS encoding ABC transporter permease — protein MTWPFENNTNGIVKNLAKRSLKSEKRRNLMIVIAIALAAFLMSMCGTLFFAFQESQSNIATFQASYHDVTQDKIEKLRHQSEIEMVGSLYNLGEIKMSEGYSLYLSYMDEVACHIARNQFVLKSGTMPSKENEISVDKEMIETYFPNTSIGDKISLEIEGKQQEFVVSGITESLTESQGNYSCYVSKKFIENIPNYNPANYDSYVCFIDADTMSKEDLKEKIASIGNTIDAEYSLSFLFFRENMGLSFESILTFASLSVLVLFAGVIVIQSIFRISVNEKIRNFGQLRTLGTTALQIKKMITYESRYLSWLGIPPGIVLGAIAGTALGSNKISSGFSLANILLVMIGVSIICIFMVKFSIHKPLKIAAMTSPIEAIRYVTYQNAPMQSRKHSKKISPYSLALLNLGRDKKKTASTLLSLIFGGLLLLISASAAVSNTPEQFVRKKMFVNNGSFRIYSSEEMVENEKMNPLNASLKEELLNIEGIQKIIQIRESAGMCQFSIDGDATEGMCDIISDHSTEGNPSFIEQHLIDGQMPKNPFEILLTDGYLDLGIAKGTPIKIKNNGKEIECVVSGFFDKSFVGTENGTDAIDPANLMITQELAEQLFPSIENFAYSWEIITDTTYNNQIENVIQQKIAAKKMDLSICSYDAVVKYMESSMDLLFGSLQILSLLILLFGIINLINMTLSNHQARKQEISTLRSVGLSLKQLYRSLITEGLLYVLASLGMVLLIGIPIAIPVSKSVGILFGMSNLPYKFPVLQIGIYLLILLVLQLILSAWAVNNLQKRSLTEQMKSME, from the coding sequence ATGACTTGGCCTTTTGAAAATAATACAAATGGAATTGTAAAAAACCTGGCGAAAAGGAGTTTAAAAAGTGAAAAGCGTCGGAATTTAATGATAGTAATTGCTATTGCATTGGCAGCATTTTTGATGTCGATGTGCGGAACATTATTCTTTGCTTTTCAAGAATCCCAAAGTAATATAGCTACTTTTCAAGCCAGCTATCATGATGTAACACAGGATAAAATTGAAAAACTACGTCATCAATCAGAAATTGAAATGGTTGGCTCACTTTATAATCTGGGAGAAATAAAAATGTCTGAAGGATATTCCTTGTATTTGTCCTATATGGATGAAGTAGCTTGCCATATTGCCAGAAATCAATTTGTTTTAAAAAGTGGAACTATGCCCTCTAAAGAAAATGAAATTTCCGTTGACAAAGAAATGATAGAAACCTATTTTCCCAATACTTCAATAGGTGATAAAATTTCTTTGGAGATAGAGGGAAAACAACAGGAGTTTGTTGTTTCTGGTATTACAGAAAGTTTAACAGAATCACAAGGTAATTATTCTTGCTATGTATCAAAAAAATTCATAGAAAATATTCCTAATTACAATCCTGCAAATTATGACAGCTATGTTTGTTTTATTGATGCAGATACAATGTCAAAAGAAGATTTAAAAGAAAAAATAGCGTCTATCGGAAACACTATAGATGCAGAGTATAGCTTGAGTTTTCTCTTTTTTAGAGAAAATATGGGGTTATCATTTGAAAGTATATTAACTTTTGCAAGTTTATCTGTGCTTGTATTATTTGCAGGGGTAATTGTAATCCAAAGTATATTTAGAATTTCTGTTAATGAAAAAATAAGAAATTTTGGACAGCTACGCACTTTGGGTACTACTGCACTGCAAATAAAGAAAATGATAACTTATGAAAGTCGGTACTTATCATGGCTTGGAATTCCTCCAGGTATTGTTTTGGGAGCAATTGCAGGAACTGCTTTGGGAAGTAATAAAATTTCCAGCGGTTTTTCCTTGGCCAATATACTTCTGGTCATGATTGGTGTTTCTATTATCTGCATATTTATGGTAAAGTTTTCTATCCATAAACCCTTAAAAATTGCAGCAATGACTTCACCTATAGAAGCAATACGTTATGTGACCTATCAAAATGCTCCAATGCAATCTAGAAAACATAGTAAAAAGATTTCTCCTTACTCTTTGGCCTTGTTGAATCTTGGACGCGATAAGAAAAAAACTGCTAGTACTTTGTTGTCCTTGATATTCGGTGGATTACTTCTCCTTATATCTGCATCTGCAGCAGTAAGTAACACCCCAGAGCAATTCGTCCGTAAAAAGATGTTTGTAAACAATGGAAGTTTTCGCATATATTCTTCTGAAGAAATGGTTGAGAATGAGAAAATGAATCCATTGAATGCCTCTTTGAAGGAAGAACTTTTGAATATTGAAGGAATTCAAAAGATTATACAGATTAGAGAATCTGCAGGAATGTGCCAATTTTCTATTGACGGAGATGCCACAGAAGGAATGTGTGATATCATATCAGATCATAGCACAGAAGGTAATCCAAGTTTTATAGAACAACACTTGATTGATGGGCAGATGCCTAAGAATCCATTTGAAATTCTATTGACAGATGGATACTTGGATCTAGGTATTGCAAAAGGAACACCTATTAAGATTAAAAATAATGGAAAAGAAATAGAATGTGTTGTATCTGGATTTTTTGATAAGAGTTTTGTCGGAACGGAAAATGGTACTGATGCTATAGATCCGGCAAATCTTATGATTACACAGGAACTTGCTGAGCAGTTATTTCCTAGTATAGAAAATTTTGCATATTCATGGGAAATTATAACTGATACTACTTACAACAATCAAATAGAAAATGTCATTCAACAGAAAATTGCTGCCAAAAAGATGGATCTTTCTATTTGTAGTTACGATGCTGTCGTAAAGTATATGGAATCTTCTATGGATCTACTATTTGGAAGTTTACAGATATTATCCCTGTTAATTTTGTTGTTTGGAATAATTAACTTGATTAATATGACGCTATCAAATCATCAAGCACGTAAACAGGAAATCAGTACATTGCGTTCTGTTGGATTAAGCTTAAAACAGTTATACAGATCTCTTATTACAGAAGGATTATTGTATGTACTTGCTTCATTGGGAATGGTGCTTTTGATTGGCATCCCTATCGCTATTCCTGTAAGTAAGAGTGTTGGAATTTTATTCGGTATGTCAAATCTTCCATATAAATTTCCCGTGTTGCAAATCGGAATTTATTTACTAATATTGCTTGTTTTACAGTTGATTTTATCAGCATGGGCAGTAAACAATTTGCAAAAGCGTTCATTGACGGAACAGATGAAGTCAATGGAATAA
- a CDS encoding ABC transporter ATP-binding protein has translation MSILQTIDLKKYYGTEPNITKALDGVNFSVEEGEFVAVVGTSGSGKSTMLHMMGGLDTPTSGKVIVRGEELAKKNDEELTIFRRRNIGFIFQNYNLVPILNVYENIVLPVELDGDTVDQGFMDEVVHMLALEDKLKNMPNNLSGGQQQRVAIARALVAKPAIVLADEPTGNLDSKTSADVMGLIKRTSYEFHQTVVMITHNNEIARLADRIVRIEDGKIVN, from the coding sequence ATGAGTATTTTACAGACAATCGATTTAAAGAAATATTATGGCACAGAGCCCAATATTACAAAGGCTTTAGACGGTGTGAATTTTTCAGTAGAGGAAGGAGAATTTGTAGCGGTAGTAGGAACTTCAGGTTCCGGAAAATCCACGATGCTTCATATGATGGGAGGTTTGGACACTCCTACCAGTGGAAAGGTCATTGTACGCGGAGAAGAGCTGGCAAAGAAAAACGATGAAGAGCTGACGATTTTCAGGAGAAGAAATATTGGTTTCATTTTCCAAAATTATAATTTGGTTCCAATTCTGAATGTTTATGAAAATATTGTCCTTCCGGTAGAACTGGATGGAGATACGGTAGATCAGGGATTTATGGATGAGGTAGTTCATATGCTGGCTCTGGAAGATAAACTAAAGAATATGCCGAATAATCTTTCTGGAGGACAGCAGCAGAGAGTTGCGATAGCAAGAGCTCTGGTTGCTAAGCCTGCAATTGTGCTGGCCGATGAACCTACAGGTAACCTCGACTCTAAAACCAGTGCAGATGTTATGGGATTGATCAAACGGACCAGTTATGAGTTTCACCAGACGGTTGTAATGATTACACATAACAATGAGATTGCCCGACTTGCAGACCGGATTGTCCGTATTGAGGACGGAAAGATTGTAAATTGA
- a CDS encoding HAMP domain-containing histidine kinase, with product MIGKKLSVKKMFFWLTAGMTLTMTAIILVAFFLTKNIVVLWVGMALIVCAILWMLFMIQLLGMRLSNFTSELCQILDDMMNRSQEPENVSDRETIFARIHHRLVRLYNILQESNRKVEAERQELQSLVSDISHQVRTPVSNMKMIVDTLLTKPLEEQERNEFLKSVRGQINKLDFLIQALVKTSRLETGVIQLEKEEHFLYDTLAQAMSGILYSAEQKKIHVSVECPEDLCVSHDSKWTEEAIFNLLDNAVKYTPTGGHVNVSVAQWEMYVEIKVSDTGKGISESNQASIFKRFYREEEIHNQPGVGIGLYLTREIVTQQGGYVTVESQVGKGSAFSIFLPR from the coding sequence ATGATAGGAAAGAAACTCTCTGTAAAAAAGATGTTTTTTTGGCTGACTGCCGGAATGACACTCACAATGACAGCAATCATATTGGTCGCATTCTTTCTGACAAAAAATATTGTAGTGTTATGGGTTGGGATGGCATTAATAGTCTGTGCAATACTGTGGATGCTTTTTATGATACAACTGTTGGGAATGAGACTATCAAATTTTACTTCTGAATTGTGCCAGATCCTTGATGACATGATGAACCGTAGTCAGGAACCCGAAAATGTATCAGACAGGGAAACGATTTTTGCCCGTATCCATCATCGCCTGGTACGTCTGTATAACATCTTGCAGGAAAGTAACCGGAAGGTAGAAGCAGAGAGGCAGGAATTACAGTCGTTGGTGTCAGATATTTCCCATCAGGTCAGGACTCCGGTAAGCAACATGAAGATGATTGTGGATACACTTTTGACAAAACCTCTGGAAGAACAGGAGAGGAATGAGTTTCTTAAAAGTGTAAGAGGACAGATTAATAAACTGGATTTTTTAATACAGGCATTAGTCAAAACCTCCCGTTTGGAAACCGGGGTGATACAATTAGAAAAGGAAGAGCATTTCTTATATGATACTTTGGCTCAGGCTATGAGTGGAATCTTATATTCTGCAGAACAAAAAAAGATCCATGTATCGGTGGAATGTCCGGAGGATCTGTGCGTATCCCATGACAGTAAATGGACTGAAGAAGCGATTTTTAATCTATTGGACAATGCAGTAAAATATACCCCGACAGGTGGACATGTAAATGTGTCGGTAGCGCAATGGGAAATGTATGTGGAAATAAAAGTATCCGATACAGGAAAAGGAATTTCAGAAAGCAATCAGGCATCTATTTTCAAGAGATTTTACCGGGAAGAAGAGATTCATAATCAGCCAGGAGTTGGAATCGGTCTTTATTTGACCAGGGAAATTGTGACACAGCAGGGTGGTTATGTTACTGTGGAATCACAGGTGGGAAAGGGATCGGCATTTTCTATTTTTCTGCCAAGATAA